Proteins encoded within one genomic window of Verrucomicrobiia bacterium:
- the pheT gene encoding phenylalanine--tRNA ligase subunit beta, producing MKVSLEWLSDFVEITLPENELVDAITMTGIEVENVTHIGGNLDHVVVAEILSSEKHPSADRLSVCQVSIGSETRQIVCGAKNYRIGDKVPLALPGAILPGNFKIKESKLRGELSQGMMCSAKELELAGDSEGLLILDGETKPGTPLKEIFKSVTVLDLEITPNRPDLLSYYGLARELVTLGLAQWQPAYQKIENTTSPDLPELDFSVNANCSCYSLTAFDEIQVTSSPEKIKQRLETAGLRAINHAVDMTNYLMLEWGHPMHVFDRDKLSLKQGLHVRFAKPGEKLLALDHREYVLTENDMVIADDNGVVAIAGVIGGEATAVTTDTKRILLEVACFTPSLVRATSRRLNLSTDSSYRFERGVDAATVLKARNQAVHYLMGSTKPVAQTAVGHFDGKRHPIALRWNRVDSVLGIFAPREEIKQALQSLGSKLKKESEEAVEWLTPSWRPDLEREIDLIEETSRTIGLDRIPSRIQFQPSYQSERDQDYDRLADLKQQLIGLGFFEVVTSPLSQDKQDEIEIANPMTSDQTHLRASLKSQLLRVAVENWNHGNKSLRLFEIAKVFSFSSSSQGESWHLGLLLSGNRTPLNWRDKEEGVDYFDLKGVLESLKLPQVNLQILAPKELKALGIKQPVYYAEISLENWLKTSSVKHFKPWPIYPSSLRDIALVVQKKVNAQMVQDVFAAFQNSYFQEAILFDVYQDETGKKLSTDLKSMAYSIRYQSSEKTLTDVEVNQAHDRLKQFLKEKLNCEFRE from the coding sequence ATGAAAGTTTCTCTCGAATGGCTGTCGGATTTTGTCGAAATTACCTTGCCAGAAAATGAGCTGGTCGATGCGATTACGATGACGGGCATCGAAGTTGAAAACGTCACGCATATTGGAGGAAATTTGGATCATGTTGTCGTTGCAGAAATTTTAAGCTCCGAAAAACATCCTTCAGCTGATCGGTTGAGCGTTTGTCAAGTTTCGATCGGTTCGGAAACGCGTCAGATTGTTTGTGGCGCAAAAAATTATCGGATTGGAGACAAAGTCCCTTTGGCTTTACCCGGAGCGATTTTGCCGGGAAATTTTAAGATTAAAGAATCCAAGTTGCGAGGTGAACTTTCTCAAGGAATGATGTGTTCAGCCAAGGAGTTGGAATTGGCTGGAGACTCGGAAGGGCTTCTTATTTTAGATGGCGAGACAAAACCTGGAACACCATTAAAAGAGATTTTTAAATCTGTAACCGTGTTGGATTTGGAAATTACACCGAATCGGCCGGATTTATTGAGTTATTACGGGTTAGCACGTGAGTTGGTGACGTTGGGATTGGCGCAGTGGCAACCGGCTTATCAAAAGATTGAGAACACTACTTCGCCAGATTTACCGGAGTTGGATTTTTCGGTGAATGCAAATTGTTCTTGTTATTCTTTAACGGCGTTTGACGAAATTCAAGTAACAAGCAGTCCAGAAAAAATTAAACAACGCTTAGAAACCGCAGGATTAAGAGCAATCAATCACGCGGTGGATATGACCAACTATCTTATGTTAGAATGGGGGCATCCGATGCACGTTTTTGATCGTGATAAGCTTTCGTTAAAACAAGGTTTGCACGTTCGATTTGCCAAGCCAGGTGAAAAATTGTTGGCTTTAGATCATCGGGAATATGTTTTAACAGAAAACGATATGGTGATTGCCGACGATAACGGAGTCGTTGCCATTGCGGGAGTAATTGGAGGAGAGGCGACGGCAGTGACAACGGATACAAAACGAATTTTATTGGAAGTGGCTTGTTTTACTCCTTCTTTAGTTCGTGCGACAAGTCGTCGATTAAATTTATCAACGGATTCTTCTTATCGTTTTGAACGAGGTGTAGATGCCGCGACAGTGTTGAAGGCAAGGAATCAAGCGGTGCATTATTTAATGGGGTCAACTAAACCCGTTGCACAAACGGCAGTAGGGCATTTTGATGGCAAACGTCATCCCATTGCTTTGCGATGGAATCGAGTGGATTCGGTTTTAGGAATTTTTGCACCACGCGAAGAAATTAAACAAGCTTTGCAATCATTAGGTAGCAAACTGAAAAAAGAGTCGGAGGAAGCGGTAGAATGGTTGACTCCAAGCTGGCGACCGGATTTAGAGCGAGAAATTGATTTAATCGAAGAAACTTCTCGAACCATTGGTTTGGATCGGATTCCTTCACGCATCCAATTTCAACCTTCTTATCAAAGTGAGCGAGATCAAGATTACGATCGCTTGGCCGATTTAAAACAACAGTTAATTGGACTGGGATTTTTTGAAGTGGTAACAAGTCCGTTGAGTCAGGATAAACAAGATGAAATTGAAATAGCCAATCCCATGACTTCCGATCAAACCCATCTTCGCGCTTCTTTGAAAAGTCAGTTATTGCGAGTGGCTGTGGAAAATTGGAATCATGGCAATAAAAGTTTACGTTTGTTTGAAATTGCTAAAGTTTTTTCATTCTCATCTTCGTCGCAAGGAGAAAGTTGGCATCTTGGTTTGCTGCTATCGGGTAATCGCACTCCGCTAAATTGGCGAGATAAAGAAGAGGGTGTTGACTATTTTGATCTAAAAGGAGTTTTAGAATCCTTGAAATTGCCGCAAGTTAATTTGCAAATTTTAGCACCAAAAGAATTAAAAGCACTGGGAATCAAGCAGCCGGTTTATTATGCGGAAATCTCCTTGGAAAATTGGTTGAAAACTTCTTCTGTGAAACATTTTAAACCATGGCCGATTTATCCCTCAAGTTTACGGGATATTGCGTTGGTAGTGCAAAAAAAAGTGAATGCACAAATGGTGCAAGATGTTTTTGCCGCATTCCAAAATTCCTATTTTCAAGAAGCTATTTTATTTGATGTTTATCAGGATGAAACCGGGAAAAAATTATCGACTGATCTCAAGTCAATGGCTTATTCTATTCGGTATCAATCCTCTGAAAAAACGTTGACTGATGTTGAGGTGAATCAAGCTCACGACCGATTAAAACAGTTTTTGAAAGAAAAATTGAATTGCGAATTTAGAGAATAG
- the nusB gene encoding transcription antitermination factor NusB, whose translation MKKRRLAREYAVQFLYQWGIFAEDLEKRLADFWERQTVDPKVKEFAQGLIRGVIEKEAELDALIIQFAENWALDRIAVMDRNVLRLGLYEMKYREDIPPVVSINEAIELAKKFGTDDSGKFVNGILDRFREDLLRPARSAVKK comes from the coding sequence ATGAAAAAACGTCGTTTAGCTAGGGAATATGCGGTTCAGTTTCTTTATCAATGGGGAATTTTTGCTGAGGATTTGGAAAAACGGTTGGCCGATTTTTGGGAGCGACAAACCGTGGATCCCAAAGTGAAAGAGTTTGCTCAAGGTTTGATTCGCGGAGTGATTGAAAAAGAAGCGGAGTTGGATGCGTTAATTATTCAGTTTGCTGAGAATTGGGCGTTGGATCGCATTGCGGTAATGGATAGAAATGTGTTGCGTTTGGGGTTGTATGAAATGAAGTATCGTGAAGATATTCCGCCGGTTGTTTCTATTAATGAAGCGATTGAGTTGGCAAAGAAATTTGGAACGGACGATTCAGGAAAGTTTGTGAACGGAATTTTGGATCGGTTTCGTGAAGATTTATTGCGACCGGCTCGGAGCGCGGTTAAAAAGTAG
- a CDS encoding tRNA (guanosine(46)-N7)-methyltransferase TrmB, translating into MNEIVQFEDILSPIEWKNVFSLSQPVHIDLGAGDGGFAVALAQQNSHINVLAVERLKGRAEKIAKKIKHFHLENLRVLRLETSYFLSYLVPSNSVAVIHVMHPDPWPKRKQQKNRLFQSDFIFHCARVLETGGELRLTLDHPGYFLEIIRVMKTSHDFEGCFWKPDPNYPKSDFEKQFLDEGKVVIRQAWRKSC; encoded by the coding sequence GTGAATGAGATTGTTCAATTCGAAGACATTCTTTCGCCGATAGAGTGGAAGAATGTTTTTTCTTTATCTCAACCGGTTCATATAGATTTGGGGGCTGGAGATGGAGGATTTGCCGTGGCATTGGCTCAACAGAATTCTCATATTAATGTTTTAGCAGTGGAACGTCTTAAAGGGAGAGCAGAAAAAATTGCTAAAAAAATCAAACATTTTCATTTGGAAAATTTGCGCGTGTTACGATTGGAAACATCGTATTTTTTATCTTATTTGGTGCCATCTAATTCGGTGGCTGTGATTCATGTGATGCATCCCGATCCGTGGCCGAAACGCAAACAACAAAAAAATCGTTTATTTCAATCTGATTTTATTTTTCATTGTGCTCGGGTGTTAGAAACAGGAGGGGAGTTGCGTTTGACTTTGGATCATCCGGGTTATTTTTTGGAAATTATTCGAGTTATGAAAACGAGTCATGATTTTGAGGGTTGCTTTTGGAAGCCGGATCCGAATTATCCCAAATCTGATTTTGAAAAGCAGTTTTTGGATGAAGGTAAAGTGGTTATTCGTCAAGCGTGGAGGAAAAGCTGTTAG
- a CDS encoding type IV secretory system conjugative DNA transfer family protein, translated as MILIYFIASVLSLCLFWFFHDIPVVGLASWLFLPMAAWLFWTGLKMMIDSKKGGGNSSGGGSKKNSNIVCQLDRFKWDMNNFCRGWFIPGKTGCGKTQSAIMNIMYQVTKNVPNWGGVCVDQKGLFWEILMDMMKHMGREKDTILLQCRPDHAPPDWKPKYTWNPLSDKTIPYSTHAKNICNVAESLGQSEGQAFFKTQTLINVEMGFRLLDAAGYPVTLKNTFMLLTDPQELDDVLAEAARLHKQGKFPLEAEDVVVHFVQKFKTMPPETLSGIRGTIFNYLKFFTDPIIAEIFCPQEDTFHLDALDEGKIVCVSIPQKYATERKYINTLLKLAYYNHAVRRFDQPAEKRKNHNMLILWADEAQQIITASEDGVSDHDTLGVIREAKCTAVFATQSYTSLLPPLKDEKKGKVLALNLSNVVMFTAADEDTAKFLSDLLGKRKFWKRSYNRGGGKGGQSVNRSEEDKYWYEPYELRNLKKFHVVINHCEQGFNKKPILLKPLGPDGKVPAWFSRWKC; from the coding sequence ATGATCCTTATTTATTTTATCGCAAGCGTTTTAAGTCTTTGTCTCTTTTGGTTTTTTCATGACATCCCTGTAGTAGGTCTGGCCTCTTGGCTTTTTTTGCCAATGGCTGCATGGCTCTTTTGGACCGGCCTTAAAATGATGATTGATTCAAAAAAAGGTGGAGGGAATAGTAGTGGGGGTGGCAGCAAAAAAAATTCCAACATTGTCTGTCAACTTGATCGTTTTAAATGGGACATGAACAACTTTTGTCGAGGCTGGTTTATTCCTGGAAAAACGGGTTGCGGCAAAACCCAATCCGCCATCATGAATATCATGTATCAAGTCACAAAAAATGTTCCCAATTGGGGCGGAGTTTGTGTCGATCAAAAAGGGCTTTTTTGGGAAATTCTTATGGACATGATGAAACATATGGGGCGTGAAAAAGACACGATTTTATTACAATGTCGTCCCGACCATGCCCCACCCGATTGGAAGCCCAAATACACTTGGAACCCACTTTCCGATAAAACTATTCCCTACTCCACTCATGCAAAAAATATTTGTAACGTCGCAGAAAGTTTGGGGCAATCCGAAGGCCAAGCCTTTTTCAAAACTCAAACTCTTATCAACGTAGAAATGGGATTTCGTTTGCTCGATGCGGCAGGTTATCCCGTCACGTTAAAAAATACTTTCATGCTTTTGACCGATCCGCAAGAGCTGGATGATGTTCTTGCGGAAGCCGCCCGACTTCATAAACAAGGAAAATTTCCGCTGGAAGCCGAAGATGTCGTTGTGCATTTCGTGCAGAAATTTAAAACTATGCCACCGGAAACTTTGTCCGGTATTCGTGGAACGATTTTCAACTATTTGAAATTTTTTACCGATCCCATCATCGCAGAAATTTTTTGTCCTCAAGAAGACACCTTTCATTTAGATGCTTTGGATGAAGGCAAAATTGTTTGCGTCTCCATTCCTCAAAAATATGCAACGGAACGAAAGTATATTAATACCTTGTTAAAACTGGCTTACTACAATCATGCCGTTCGTCGCTTCGATCAACCCGCAGAAAAGCGTAAAAATCATAATATGCTCATTCTTTGGGCAGATGAAGCGCAACAAATCATCACCGCTTCTGAAGATGGTGTGAGCGATCATGACACCCTTGGCGTTATTCGTGAAGCCAAATGCACAGCTGTTTTCGCGACCCAATCTTATACTTCCCTACTCCCTCCACTCAAAGATGAGAAAAAAGGAAAAGTGCTTGCACTTAATTTATCCAACGTTGTTATGTTCACTGCGGCTGATGAAGACACAGCTAAATTCTTGTCTGATTTATTGGGTAAACGCAAGTTTTGGAAGCGTTCTTATAATCGTGGCGGTGGAAAGGGCGGACAATCCGTCAATCGCTCAGAAGAAGATAAATATTGGTATGAACCTTACGAGCTACGCAACTTGAAAAAATTCCATGTTGTCATCAACCATTGTGAACAAGGTTTCAATAAAAAACCCATTCTCCTTAAACCTTTAGGCCCCGACGGCAAAGTGCCAGCTTGGTTTAGTCGATGGAAATGTTAA
- the obgE gene encoding GTPase ObgE gives MFVDQIIIHAKAGDGGNGCSSFRREKYVPRGGPDGGDGGKGGDIVLYVDPNVNNLVEFKFQPILKAKHGQHGMGKQCYGKAAVDQIYKVPVGTVVYRLPDESLHEPLRSPKRDETKRIYPLVADLTIPHTSYILCQGGRGGRGNIHFKSSTNRAPRRCEEGFPGEEGRFLLEMKTIADIGLVGYPNAGKSTLLSKISAAQPKIASYPFTTLTPNLGVVELPKYQRFTVADIPGLVEGAHKGVGLGHDFLRHIERCKAFLFVLDMAGSEGRDPKKDFQQLRKELKLFRADLAKRPFLIAANKMDLPVAPENLKAFKKSFRHKIIPISANAEMGIDLLKKTLSTLLLETDS, from the coding sequence ATGTTCGTCGACCAAATCATCATTCACGCTAAAGCTGGCGATGGTGGCAATGGCTGCTCCAGTTTTCGTCGTGAAAAATATGTCCCACGGGGTGGTCCTGATGGAGGTGACGGAGGTAAAGGAGGCGATATTGTTCTTTACGTCGATCCCAATGTAAACAATCTGGTGGAATTCAAATTTCAACCCATCCTCAAAGCCAAACACGGCCAGCATGGTATGGGAAAACAATGCTACGGCAAAGCGGCTGTCGATCAAATTTACAAAGTTCCCGTTGGCACTGTAGTTTATCGACTACCCGACGAATCCCTGCACGAACCTTTGCGTTCACCCAAACGGGATGAAACAAAACGCATCTACCCTTTAGTGGCCGATTTGACTATCCCCCACACCTCTTACATTTTATGCCAAGGTGGTCGAGGCGGTCGAGGCAATATCCACTTCAAATCCTCCACCAATCGAGCTCCGCGACGTTGCGAAGAAGGCTTTCCAGGAGAAGAAGGCCGTTTCCTTTTGGAAATGAAAACCATTGCTGACATAGGTCTAGTCGGCTATCCCAATGCCGGCAAATCCACCTTGCTTTCTAAAATTTCCGCAGCACAACCGAAAATTGCTTCCTACCCTTTCACCACCTTAACTCCTAACCTTGGCGTTGTCGAACTCCCCAAATACCAACGTTTCACCGTAGCCGACATTCCTGGTTTAGTCGAGGGCGCACACAAAGGAGTTGGATTAGGACACGACTTTTTGCGCCACATCGAACGTTGCAAAGCTTTTCTCTTTGTTTTAGACATGGCCGGCAGCGAAGGTAGAGATCCGAAAAAAGATTTTCAACAACTTCGAAAAGAACTCAAACTCTTTCGAGCCGACCTTGCGAAGCGTCCCTTTCTTATTGCTGCTAATAAAATGGATTTACCCGTAGCGCCCGAAAATTTGAAAGCATTCAAAAAAAGTTTTCGCCATAAAATCATTCCTATTTCAGCTAATGCAGAAATGGGCATTGATTTATTGAAAAAAACTTTATCAACTCTCTTACTGGAAACTGATAGCTAA
- the ribH gene encoding 6,7-dimethyl-8-ribityllumazine synthase, whose translation MKYKVGIVCSQYNAEYTDGLLASAEKELIQHEVKVLRVPGAFEIPFVLAKLAKKKYDALIALGLIWQGQTDHARLIAEECARACMTIGLQYEVPVIFEVLTVQNAAQARARCCGKKMNRGAEAARTALAMAQLNV comes from the coding sequence ATGAAATATAAGGTTGGCATTGTTTGTTCTCAATATAATGCAGAATATACAGATGGTTTATTAGCTTCGGCTGAAAAAGAGTTGATTCAACATGAAGTGAAAGTGTTGCGTGTGCCGGGGGCTTTTGAAATTCCATTTGTTTTGGCTAAGTTGGCTAAGAAGAAGTATGATGCGTTGATTGCTTTGGGATTAATTTGGCAGGGGCAAACGGATCATGCGCGATTGATTGCTGAAGAATGTGCACGAGCGTGCATGACGATTGGTTTGCAGTATGAAGTGCCGGTTATTTTTGAAGTGTTGACTGTGCAAAATGCTGCTCAAGCGCGCGCTCGTTGTTGCGGTAAAAAAATGAATCGTGGTGCAGAAGCTGCTCGCACGGCTTTAGCGATGGCGCAGTTGAATGTGTAA
- a CDS encoding UvrB/UvrC motif-containing protein: protein MGKSQRPPGCEGCTEPATIHLTQIVNGVMHKVDLCAKCPNAKNIDDPTGFSLADQLLGLGASEQIDSKGEELICPQCGFTQPDFKKLGRLGCPKCYDTFSEGLAALLKNMHRGVQHKGKIPKNFKEKQHIKDKLAALQGDLRKAVINENFETAASLRDQIRALEAQLS, encoded by the coding sequence ATGGGCAAAAGTCAAAGACCACCAGGATGTGAAGGGTGTACAGAGCCTGCAACGATTCATCTTACTCAGATCGTTAACGGCGTCATGCACAAGGTGGACCTTTGCGCAAAATGTCCGAATGCTAAAAATATTGATGACCCTACGGGTTTTTCTTTAGCGGATCAGTTGCTGGGATTGGGAGCCAGTGAACAAATTGATTCTAAGGGTGAAGAGTTGATTTGTCCGCAATGTGGTTTTACGCAACCGGATTTTAAGAAGTTAGGTCGATTGGGTTGTCCAAAATGTTACGACACTTTTTCCGAAGGTTTGGCAGCTTTGCTCAAGAACATGCATCGCGGAGTGCAGCATAAAGGGAAAATTCCGAAGAATTTTAAAGAAAAACAGCACATCAAAGATAAATTGGCAGCGTTGCAAGGAGATTTGAGGAAGGCTGTGATCAATGAAAATTTTGAAACAGCAGCTTCGTTGCGTGATCAGATTCGCGCTTTAGAAGCGCAACTCTCTTAA
- a CDS encoding DUF4329 domain-containing protein, translating to MAGGVKEHPVWAEAEKLDASPKNLSVWDVLKATTQKQKVSHPSSYPTMDDAAKAAMGQIYKPSLDSCVEYGAIVYQNKDGTYSFTSPIKSDVENWDSINLTKEFDKVPPGAKAVANVHSHACDKPTHENERFSSRDIENSHERRGLLTGYMVTPSGAMYKYDPQEQAIRCMGDLEPKIGPAPDEIPHQCPVEKRTYESPWSMTV from the coding sequence ATGGCTGGAGGCGTTAAAGAACATCCGGTATGGGCTGAGGCTGAAAAGTTAGATGCTAGCCCAAAAAATTTGAGTGTTTGGGATGTATTAAAAGCAACAACTCAAAAACAAAAAGTTTCTCATCCTTCGTCTTATCCCACTATGGATGATGCGGCAAAAGCTGCGATGGGACAAATTTATAAACCTTCTTTAGATAGCTGTGTTGAATATGGCGCTATCGTTTATCAAAATAAAGATGGAACTTATAGTTTTACATCTCCCATTAAAAGCGATGTGGAAAATTGGGACTCTATTAATTTAACTAAAGAGTTCGATAAAGTGCCACCAGGAGCGAAAGCGGTGGCGAATGTTCATAGCCACGCTTGTGATAAACCCACACATGAAAACGAAAGATTTTCAAGTCGAGATATAGAAAATAGTCATGAACGAAGAGGGTTGCTTACGGGTTATATGGTTACTCCAAGTGGGGCAATGTATAAATATGATCCCCAAGAACAGGCAATTCGTTGTATGGGAGATTTAGAACCCAAAATCGGTCCAGCACCTGATGAAATTCCACATCAGTGTCCCGTGGAAAAAAGAACATATGAATCTCCTTGGTCTATGACCGTATAA
- the ftsY gene encoding signal recognition particle-docking protein FtsY — translation MLGFFKKVAAQVSGKTPNWEEIEAELIQADFGAKFAIHFVENLKEQQSFWSGNDAISATRQEIKKLLHNSTSRSLQKPMHVIVLVGVNGVGKTTSAAKLAQYYQQKGNRIRLVAGDTFRAAAIEQLKLWGEKIGVPVTAGNYGGDSAALAFSGYQEAQKEGANILIIDTAGRQHTKANLMQELAKLIRVLKKAAPDAPHETLLVIDAATGSNALNQAREFQKHVPLSGVIATKMDGAGTGGSLVGIASECQLQPLWMGVGEKAEDFLPFDVERYLEKILGS, via the coding sequence ATGTTAGGGTTTTTTAAAAAAGTTGCAGCTCAAGTTTCTGGTAAAACTCCAAATTGGGAGGAGATTGAGGCGGAGCTCATTCAAGCGGATTTTGGTGCGAAGTTTGCTATTCATTTTGTAGAAAATTTAAAAGAGCAACAAAGTTTTTGGAGCGGAAATGATGCGATTAGTGCGACGCGACAAGAAATTAAAAAACTGTTGCATAACTCGACATCACGATCCTTGCAAAAGCCCATGCACGTGATTGTGCTGGTTGGTGTCAATGGCGTTGGCAAAACTACGTCAGCTGCGAAATTGGCACAATACTATCAGCAAAAAGGGAATCGAATTCGTTTGGTAGCGGGTGACACGTTTCGAGCCGCTGCGATCGAGCAGTTAAAGTTATGGGGCGAAAAAATTGGTGTACCGGTGACGGCAGGAAATTATGGTGGTGATTCTGCGGCACTCGCTTTTAGTGGTTATCAAGAAGCGCAGAAAGAGGGCGCAAACATTTTAATTATTGATACAGCGGGACGTCAGCATACAAAGGCGAATCTCATGCAAGAATTGGCTAAGTTAATTCGCGTTTTGAAGAAAGCGGCTCCCGATGCTCCTCATGAGACGCTATTGGTGATTGATGCTGCGACGGGATCGAACGCTTTGAATCAAGCGAGAGAATTTCAAAAGCATGTGCCATTGAGTGGTGTGATTGCCACTAAGATGGATGGTGCCGGCACGGGAGGAAGTTTGGTTGGAATCGCTTCTGAATGCCAATTGCAGCCGTTATGGATGGGTGTGGGAGAGAAGGCGGAGGATTTTCTTCCGTTTGATGTGGAGCGTTATTTAGAAAAAATTTTGGGCTCGTGA
- the hpt gene encoding hypoxanthine phosphoribosyltransferase: protein MATHPILISQNRIQKRTKQLAREIRDHYHKKDLVILGLLNGSLFFLVDLLRHLPDRLEIECWRLRSYPTGHRQSTGKIEGLKEGFGNFKGKHVLIVDDILDTGLTLSSVKKRLIELGARDVKICVLLKKKKKRQRPITAKWAGFEIGNEFVFGYGLDYDGYYRQLPDIRFLN, encoded by the coding sequence ATGGCGACTCACCCAATCTTAATCTCGCAAAATCGCATTCAAAAACGCACTAAGCAACTCGCGCGCGAAATTCGTGATCATTATCACAAGAAAGATCTTGTTATTCTTGGTCTTTTAAACGGTAGCTTATTTTTTCTTGTTGATTTGTTACGTCATCTTCCTGATCGACTTGAAATTGAATGCTGGCGACTTCGCAGCTATCCCACGGGTCATCGTCAAAGCACAGGAAAAATCGAAGGATTAAAAGAAGGGTTTGGCAATTTTAAAGGAAAACACGTGCTCATTGTGGACGACATTCTCGACACCGGCCTTACCCTTTCCAGTGTAAAAAAAAGATTAATAGAGCTTGGCGCACGCGACGTGAAAATTTGTGTTTTGCTGAAAAAAAAGAAAAAACGTCAACGCCCCATTACCGCTAAATGGGCCGGCTTTGAAATTGGAAATGAATTTGTTTTTGGCTACGGCTTGGATTATGACGGTTATTATCGTCAACTTCCCGATATTCGTTTTCTAAATTAA
- the ilvE gene encoding branched-chain-amino-acid transaminase, producing the protein MKVYIDGQLYEKAEAKISVFDHGLLYGDGIFEGIRIYNKRVFKLDEHLDRLFDSAKAILLTIPMSYEDLRQATLDTCKANGLTNGYIRLLVTRGVGSLGLGPDKCDKASVIIIADNIELYPEKYYNTGLRVVTAPSRRISPGAFSPAIKSLNYLNNVLARIEAYTANAQEVVMLNDQGYVAEGSGDNIFILKKGKLFTPPIYAGALGGITRLVIFDIAKEMNLPLVETNLTRYDLFVSEEFFLTGTGAEVVPVVEIDSRVIGDGKPGKVTGEIIRRFRELTQSSGTPIV; encoded by the coding sequence ATGAAGGTTTATATTGATGGACAGCTCTATGAAAAAGCCGAGGCAAAAATTTCAGTTTTTGACCACGGTTTGCTTTATGGCGATGGCATTTTTGAAGGCATTCGCATTTATAATAAACGCGTCTTCAAATTGGATGAGCATTTAGATCGACTTTTTGATTCTGCGAAAGCGATTTTGCTTACGATTCCGATGAGTTATGAGGATTTGCGTCAAGCAACTCTCGATACTTGTAAGGCGAATGGCTTGACAAATGGTTATATTCGCCTGCTTGTAACGCGCGGTGTGGGATCCTTGGGGTTAGGTCCTGATAAATGTGACAAGGCTTCGGTGATTATCATTGCCGATAATATCGAGCTTTATCCGGAGAAGTATTATAACACGGGACTGCGTGTGGTGACCGCACCTTCGCGTCGTATTTCTCCTGGCGCATTTAGTCCGGCTATTAAATCGTTAAATTATTTGAATAATGTTTTAGCCAGAATCGAAGCTTATACCGCTAACGCTCAAGAAGTGGTAATGCTCAATGATCAAGGTTATGTTGCGGAAGGTTCCGGGGATAACATATTTATTTTGAAAAAAGGAAAGCTCTTTACCCCGCCGATTTATGCTGGTGCATTAGGCGGGATCACTCGACTAGTGATTTTTGACATCGCTAAAGAGATGAATCTTCCGTTGGTCGAAACGAATTTGACGCGCTACGACTTATTTGTTTCGGAGGAATTTTTCTTAACCGGAACGGGAGCCGAAGTGGTGCCCGTGGTAGAAATCGACAGTCGCGTGATTGGTGATGGTAAACCAGGTAAGGTAACGGGTGAAATCATACGCCGCTTCCGCGAGTTGACCCAATCTTCTGGAACACCTATAGTATAA